CCCCGGATCAGGCCTATGAGCAGCGCTTTCCGTCCGCCGGAGGAGTGCCCTCCAGGAGGTAGGTGTTGATCGCGGTGTCGATGCAGTCGCTGCCCCGGCCGTACGCGGTGTGGCCGTCGCCCTCGTAGGTCAGCAGGGTGCCGGAGGAGAGCTGCTCGGCGAGGGACTGGGCCCAGTGGTACGGGGTGGCCGGGTCGCGGGTGGTGCCGACGACGAGGATCGGGGCGGCGCCCTCGGCGGTGATGCGGTGCGGGCGGCCGGTGGGCGGGGTGGGCCAGTAGGTGCAGTTGAGGGCGGCCCAGGCGAGGCCCGCGCCGAAGACCGGGGAGGCCTTCTCGAAGGACGGGACGGCCTTCTCGACGCCGGCGGGGTCGGTGTAGGCGGGTGGCAGGTCCAGGCAGTTCACGGCGGCGTTGGCGGACATCAGGTTGGCGTACGTGCCGTCCGTCTCGCGCTCGTAGTAGCTGTCGGCCAGGGCGAGGAGCCCGGAGCCCTCGCCGCTCATCGCCTGGGCGAGGGCCTCGCGCAGCTGGGGCCAGGCGCCCTCGTCGTACATGGCGGCGATCACCCCGGTGGTCGCGAGGGACTCCCCCAGCTCGCGGCTCTCCCCCGTGGGCACGGGCTTGGCGTCCAGGTCGCGGAAGAACTTCTTCATCGCCTCCCCGGCCGCGGCGACCGTCCCGGTGCCCAGGGGGCAGTCCGGCTTGCCGACGCAGTCGGCGGCGAAGGCCTTGAAGGCCGTCTCGAAGCCTGCGGTCTGGTCCCGGTTGAGGTCGAGCGCGGAGAGCGAGGGGTCCATCGCCCCGTCGAGGACGAGCCGGCCGGTCCGGTCGGGGAACAGCTCGGCGTAGGTGGCGCCGAGGAAGGTGCCGTACGACGCGCCCACGTAGGTGAGCTTCTCGTCGCCGAGCACCGCCCGCAGGATGTCCATGTCGCGGGCCGTCTCGACGGTGGAGACATGGGGCAGGACCTGCTGCGACTTCTTCTCGCAGCCGGCCGCGAAGCCCTTGAAGGCGGCGCTGAGCGCGTTGACCTCCGCCGTGTCGTCGGGGGTCTGGTCGACCTGCGTGTACGTGTCCATCTGCGGGCCCGTCAGGCACTCGACGGGCTCGCTGCGGGCCACGCCGCGCGGGTCGACGGCCACCATGTCGTAGCGGGCGCGGACGGGCGCCGGGTAGCCGATGCCCGCGTACCCCTGGAGGTAGCCGACGGCGGAGCCGCCGGGGCCGCCCGGGTTGACCAGGAGCGAGCCGAGCCGCTTGCCGGGGCCGGTGGCCCGGGCCCGGGAGACCGCGAGCTCGACCTCCTCGCCGTCCGGCTTCGCGTAGTCGAGCGGGGCGCGCAGGGTCGCGCACTGGAAACCCTCGACGCCGCAGTCGCGCCACTTCAGCTTCTGCGCGTAGAACTTCTTCAGCTTCGGCGCCTCGGACGAGGCGCCGGGCGCCGACGCGGTCGTCCGGGGCGCGGCGGCACCGCTTCCGCCCGAGCAGCCGGAGAGGATCAGCCCGGCGGCCGCGAGGGCCGTGGCGGAGGTACGGAGCAAGCGCCTGGAATCCATCCCCGGAGCGTATCCGGACCGGTACGGATCGTGTCCAATCGCCCATCGGGACCGGGCCACGACGCTCCTAGCCCCTCAGCGCCATCGTCATCGCCTCCACCGCGAGCAGCGGCGCCACGTTCCGGTCGAGGGCCTTGCGGCAGGCGAGAACCGCCTCGATGCGGCGCAGGGTCCGCTCCGGGGTGGTGTCGCGGGCGATCCGCTCGAGGGCGTCCCGTACGTCCGTGTTAGCCAGGGCCGACCGGGAGCGGAGCTGGAGGGCCAGGACGTCGCGGTAGAAGCCGGTCAGGTCGGTGAGCGCGAGGTCCAGGCTGTCGCGCTGCGTCCGCGTCCTGCGCCGCTTCTGCCGCTCCTCCAGCTCCTTCATCGCCCCGGCCGTGCCGCGCGGCATCCGCCCGCCCTGCGCCGCGCCGAGGGCCGCCTTCAGCTCCTCGGTCTCCTTGACGTCGATCTCCTCCGCGACCTGCTTCGCGTCCTCCGCGGCCGCGTCGACCAGCTCCTGGGCCGCCTTGAGGCAGCCGCCGATGTCCTCGACCCGCAGCGGCAGCTTCAGGACGACGGACCGGCGCGCGCGGGCCCGCTCGTCGGTGGCGAGCCGCCGGGCCCGGTCGATGTGCCCCTGGGTGGCACGGGCTGCGGCCTGCGCCACCTCGGGCTCGATGCCGTCGCGCCGCACGAGCACGTCGGCGACGGCCTCCACCGGCGGGGTCCGCAGCGTCAGGTGCCGACAGCGGGAGCGGATCGTGGGCAGCACGTCCTCCAGGGAGGGCGCGCAGAGCAGCCAGACCGTGCGCGGCGCGGGCTCCTCGACGGCCTTCAGGAGCACGTTCCCCGCGCCCTCGGTGAGCCGGTCGGCGTCCTCCAGGACGATGACCTGCCAGCGGCCGCCCGCCGGGGACAGCTGGGCGCGCCGGACGAGGTCACGGGTCTCCTTCACGCCGATGGACAGCAGGTCCGTACGGACGATCTCGACGTCCGCGTGCGTGCCGACGAGGGTCGTGTGGCAGCCGTCGCAGAAACCGCAGCCGGGGGCCCCGCCGAGCGCCCGGTCGGGGCTGACGCACTGCAGCGCGGCGGCGAAGGCGCGCGCCGCGGTCGCCCGGCCGGACCCGGGAGGGCCGGTGAACAGCCAGGCGTGGGTCATCTTGGAGGCCTCGGGGCCCGGCTCGCCGGAGGCGTGGGCGGTCACGAGCGCGTCGGCGTCCCGCGCGGCGGCGGCGAGCTGCTCCTCGACCCGGGTCTGTCCGACCAGGTCGTCC
The DNA window shown above is from Streptomyces vietnamensis and carries:
- a CDS encoding DNA polymerase III subunit delta' encodes the protein MAVWDDLVGQTRVEEQLAAAARDADALVTAHASGEPGPEASKMTHAWLFTGPPGSGRATAARAFAAALQCVSPDRALGGAPGCGFCDGCHTTLVGTHADVEIVRTDLLSIGVKETRDLVRRAQLSPAGGRWQVIVLEDADRLTEGAGNVLLKAVEEPAPRTVWLLCAPSLEDVLPTIRSRCRHLTLRTPPVEAVADVLVRRDGIEPEVAQAAARATQGHIDRARRLATDERARARRSVVLKLPLRVEDIGGCLKAAQELVDAAAEDAKQVAEEIDVKETEELKAALGAAQGGRMPRGTAGAMKELEERQKRRRTRTQRDSLDLALTDLTGFYRDVLALQLRSRSALANTDVRDALERIARDTTPERTLRRIEAVLACRKALDRNVAPLLAVEAMTMALRG
- a CDS encoding alpha/beta hydrolase; its protein translation is MDSRRLLRTSATALAAAGLILSGCSGGSGAAAPRTTASAPGASSEAPKLKKFYAQKLKWRDCGVEGFQCATLRAPLDYAKPDGEEVELAVSRARATGPGKRLGSLLVNPGGPGGSAVGYLQGYAGIGYPAPVRARYDMVAVDPRGVARSEPVECLTGPQMDTYTQVDQTPDDTAEVNALSAAFKGFAAGCEKKSQQVLPHVSTVETARDMDILRAVLGDEKLTYVGASYGTFLGATYAELFPDRTGRLVLDGAMDPSLSALDLNRDQTAGFETAFKAFAADCVGKPDCPLGTGTVAAAGEAMKKFFRDLDAKPVPTGESRELGESLATTGVIAAMYDEGAWPQLREALAQAMSGEGSGLLALADSYYERETDGTYANLMSANAAVNCLDLPPAYTDPAGVEKAVPSFEKASPVFGAGLAWAALNCTYWPTPPTGRPHRITAEGAAPILVVGTTRDPATPYHWAQSLAEQLSSGTLLTYEGDGHTAYGRGSDCIDTAINTYLLEGTPPADGKRCS